The Fusobacterium necrophorum subsp. necrophorum genome has a window encoding:
- the smc gene encoding chromosome segregation protein SMC: protein MYLKAVEVHGFKSFGEKVYIEFNQGITSIVGPNGSGKSNILDAVLWVLGEQSYKNIRAKESQDVIFSGGKDKKAMNQAQVSLIIDNEDGYFEEFPPEDLIISRKIHITGENEYFINHQKSRLKDISALFLDTGIGKSAYSVIGQGKVERIINSSPKEVKGIIEEAAGIKKFQASKNEAGKNLENVELELEKIELVLQEVRENKNRVEKQAEVAQRYLDVREEKQRAQKSILMTDYHQKQEERETATKEQESFAENCQTFEKELADTEERIHRLEEEKKKLQEKMEEISSKNESLRSFLEEQEREKVRVQERQAAFQRELDEKKERLLQEKKKREERERNKRSFFLKKEELKKKIEDLDEKNQVFEVVLKDLEQEKKILEETLEVKDHKLREIELQKLNVINDLETSNKRMQSSENRVKNLQADAEENHKKLEAVKQECLTAENQKKRQEEKLQEAESRTQFVEEEISRLSIALNKGAEKLRQLEFEEKRNSARYEAILRMEENNEGYYKGVREVLQANIPGVEGVFLALIQIPEHLEQAIEAAVSGSLQDIVVENSQVAKQAIQHLRERKAGKASFLPLDMLKGTKKTFSQKVSGVLGIAADLVESEKKYRKAVDFVLGNLLIVETYETAIQISKTNSFSGNIVTLAGELVSSRGRISGGEQSKGVAAQLLERKKERKKLEEDLQILSAGIQKGNQTLDEYSKQLEVYENEIATLDMTADSLRKQKKLAEEYVESLQEKRTRMEKELRIANMELEEEIRYTKEFEKKMTSTQAQKEELIQLSESLKQESQEIREKSKELYERIEKQKEKFSDVRILFLNSKNNWEQLLQEEERIQKEEKELQDLEQELEARIEVLQNGKISLEEKQLDLAKKIESTLEEYHRESKEMEKLHEQDKQNVEKEREFHKRYKETESRLLFIKDKYQRTQEKLEKIQEDMISLEEEMESLHEIEAEIFPFEKMRSRKESLRSLEAKLLSFGDVNLLAIEEFRELKEKYSYLGSQRDDLVRGKKVLLDLIAEIKDTIYERFQEAYHIISENFNKMCMETLDNSEGKLNLVEAEEFENAGVEIFVKFKNKKRQSLSLLSGGEKSMVAIAFIMSIFMYKPSPFTFLDEIEAALDEKNTRKLIAKLKEFTSQSQFILITHNKDTMKESDSIFGVTMNKEIGISKVVPVKF, encoded by the coding sequence ATGTATTTGAAGGCAGTAGAAGTTCACGGGTTTAAATCATTTGGAGAAAAAGTATATATAGAATTTAACCAGGGAATCACTTCTATTGTAGGACCCAATGGAAGTGGGAAATCTAATATTTTGGATGCTGTTCTATGGGTGTTAGGAGAACAATCCTATAAAAATATTCGAGCAAAAGAAAGTCAAGATGTCATTTTTTCAGGAGGAAAAGACAAAAAAGCGATGAATCAGGCTCAAGTATCTTTGATTATTGACAATGAAGACGGATACTTTGAAGAATTTCCTCCGGAAGATTTAATTATCAGCCGAAAAATTCATATCACAGGAGAAAATGAGTATTTCATCAATCATCAAAAAAGCAGATTAAAAGATATTTCCGCCTTATTTTTGGATACCGGAATCGGAAAAAGTGCTTATTCTGTTATCGGACAGGGAAAGGTGGAGAGAATTATTAACTCCTCTCCGAAAGAAGTCAAAGGGATTATTGAGGAAGCTGCGGGAATTAAGAAGTTTCAAGCCAGTAAAAATGAGGCCGGTAAAAATTTGGAAAATGTCGAATTGGAGTTGGAGAAGATAGAGCTTGTCTTACAGGAAGTCCGAGAAAATAAAAATCGTGTGGAAAAACAAGCAGAAGTTGCTCAACGATATTTGGATGTTAGAGAGGAAAAACAAAGAGCTCAAAAAAGTATTTTGATGACGGACTATCATCAAAAACAAGAAGAGCGAGAAACGGCGACGAAGGAGCAGGAAAGTTTTGCAGAAAACTGTCAAACTTTTGAGAAAGAATTGGCAGATACGGAGGAAAGGATTCATCGCTTAGAGGAAGAAAAAAAGAAGTTACAAGAGAAAATGGAAGAAATTTCTTCTAAAAATGAAAGTTTGCGAAGTTTTTTAGAGGAACAGGAACGGGAGAAAGTGCGTGTGCAAGAAAGGCAGGCGGCTTTTCAACGAGAATTGGATGAAAAAAAGGAAAGACTCTTACAAGAAAAGAAAAAAAGAGAGGAGAGAGAGCGTAATAAGAGAAGTTTTTTTCTGAAAAAGGAAGAATTAAAAAAGAAAATTGAAGACTTGGACGAAAAAAATCAAGTGTTTGAAGTAGTATTGAAAGACTTGGAGCAGGAAAAAAAGATTTTGGAAGAAACATTGGAAGTGAAAGATCACAAGTTGCGAGAAATAGAGCTGCAAAAGTTAAATGTTATCAATGATTTGGAAACTTCCAACAAAAGAATGCAAAGTAGTGAAAATCGAGTCAAAAACTTACAGGCGGATGCGGAAGAAAATCATAAAAAATTGGAAGCAGTGAAGCAGGAATGTTTGACAGCAGAGAATCAAAAAAAGCGACAAGAGGAAAAATTGCAGGAAGCGGAAAGCAGAACTCAATTTGTGGAAGAAGAAATCAGTAGGTTAAGTATCGCTTTGAACAAGGGAGCAGAAAAATTACGACAGTTGGAATTTGAAGAAAAGAGAAATAGTGCCAGATATGAAGCGATTCTACGAATGGAAGAAAATAATGAGGGGTACTATAAAGGAGTTCGGGAGGTATTACAGGCGAATATTCCGGGAGTAGAGGGTGTGTTTTTAGCTTTAATTCAAATTCCCGAACATTTGGAGCAGGCGATAGAAGCGGCCGTATCGGGAAGTTTGCAGGATATTGTGGTAGAAAACAGTCAAGTTGCGAAGCAAGCCATTCAACATTTGCGGGAACGAAAAGCAGGAAAAGCTTCTTTTCTTCCTTTGGATATGTTGAAAGGGACTAAAAAAACATTTTCTCAAAAAGTATCAGGCGTTCTTGGAATTGCGGCAGATTTGGTTGAGAGTGAAAAGAAATATCGAAAAGCGGTGGATTTTGTTTTAGGAAATTTACTGATTGTGGAGACCTATGAAACAGCCATTCAGATTTCCAAAACCAATTCTTTTTCAGGGAACATTGTAACTCTTGCCGGAGAATTGGTTTCCTCTCGGGGGAGAATCAGTGGAGGAGAACAGAGTAAGGGAGTGGCTGCTCAATTATTGGAGAGAAAAAAGGAAAGGAAGAAGTTAGAAGAGGATTTGCAAATATTGTCTGCCGGAATTCAAAAAGGCAATCAAACTTTGGATGAATACAGTAAGCAATTGGAAGTATATGAAAATGAGATTGCCACTTTGGATATGACGGCGGACAGTCTTCGAAAGCAAAAGAAATTGGCAGAAGAATATGTGGAAAGCCTACAGGAAAAAAGAACTCGTATGGAAAAAGAACTTCGAATTGCCAATATGGAATTGGAAGAAGAAATTCGATACACAAAAGAATTTGAAAAGAAAATGACTTCGACACAGGCTCAAAAAGAGGAATTGATTCAACTTTCAGAAAGCTTAAAACAGGAAAGTCAAGAAATTCGGGAAAAAAGTAAGGAATTGTACGAGAGAATTGAGAAGCAAAAAGAGAAATTTTCAGATGTTCGTATTTTATTTTTGAATAGCAAAAATAATTGGGAACAATTGTTGCAAGAAGAAGAAAGAATTCAAAAAGAAGAAAAAGAGTTGCAGGATTTGGAACAGGAATTGGAAGCTAGAATAGAAGTGCTGCAAAACGGAAAAATTTCGTTGGAAGAAAAGCAGTTGGACTTGGCTAAAAAAATTGAAAGTACACTGGAAGAGTATCATAGGGAAAGCAAGGAAATGGAAAAGCTCCATGAACAAGATAAGCAAAATGTAGAAAAAGAACGAGAGTTTCACAAGAGATATAAAGAAACGGAAAGTCGCTTACTATTCATAAAAGATAAGTATCAAAGAACACAGGAAAAATTGGAAAAAATTCAAGAAGATATGATTTCTTTAGAAGAAGAAATGGAAAGCTTGCATGAGATAGAAGCGGAAATTTTTCCCTTTGAAAAAATGAGAAGCCGAAAAGAAAGTTTGCGTAGTTTAGAGGCAAAGTTACTATCTTTTGGAGATGTGAATTTGTTGGCAATCGAAGAGTTCCGAGAATTGAAAGAAAAGTATTCCTATCTGGGAAGTCAACGAGATGATTTGGTACGTGGGAAGAAAGTGCTATTGGATTTGATTGCCGAGATTAAAGATACTATTTATGAAAGATTTCAAGAGGCTTATCATATCATCAGTGAGAATTTTAATAAGATGTGTATGGAGACTTTAGATAATTCGGAGGGAAAATTAAATCTGGTGGAAGCGGAAGAATTTGAGAATGCCGGAGTTGAAATTTTTGTAAAATTTAAAAATAAGAAGCGACAATCTCTTTCTCTCTTGTCCGGTGGAGAGAAATCTATGGTTGCCATTGCTTTTATTATGTCCATTTTCATGTATAAACCAAGTCCCTTTACCTTTTTAGATGAAATTGAAGCGGCTTTGGATGAAAAAAATACACGAAAACTCATTGCAAAATTAAAAGAATTTACTTCACAATCTCAATTTATTTTAATTACACATAATAAAGATACGATGAAGGAATCTGACAGTATTTTTGGTGTGACGATGAACAAAGAAATAGGAATTTCAAAGGTGGTTCCTGTAAAATTTTAA
- a CDS encoding DUF523 domain-containing protein gives MEKEKILISACLLGIPCRYDGRDNKIESLNLLQQQFDFVPICPEQLGGLSTPRCPCEIQGNKVMSKEGKDCTREFQEGAEKSLKLAKQWNIKTALLKAKSPSCGFGQIYDGSFSKKLITGNGLTAALLEKEGIRIFCETELDKFLKKLYNEIDN, from the coding sequence ATGGAAAAAGAAAAAATTCTTATCAGTGCCTGTCTGCTTGGCATTCCCTGTCGCTATGACGGCAGAGATAATAAAATAGAAAGTCTCAATCTTTTACAACAACAATTTGACTTCGTTCCTATCTGTCCGGAGCAATTAGGAGGCTTGTCAACTCCTCGTTGTCCTTGTGAAATTCAAGGAAATAAAGTAATGTCAAAAGAAGGAAAAGACTGCACCCGAGAATTTCAAGAAGGGGCGGAGAAAAGTTTAAAGCTTGCAAAGCAATGGAATATTAAAACAGCTCTCCTCAAAGCAAAAAGTCCTTCCTGCGGCTTTGGACAAATTTATGACGGAAGTTTCAGCAAAAAACTGATAACAGGAAACGGCTTGACAGCAGCTCTCTTAGAAAAAGAAGGAATTCGGATTTTTTGTGAAACGGAACTTGACAAGTTTTTGAAAAAGCTATACAATGAAATTGACAATTGA
- a CDS encoding TIGR02206 family membrane protein, which produces MEMFVLFGTSHMIMILIGVISVLLLIILGFLIRPQLLAKWISVSVLVIKLAEMYYRHRVLGEEIYRMLPFHLCNLTIILSLFMMFFHSKFLFQLVYFWFVGAIFAILTPDIIFAYPNFWTISFFITHFYLVFSALFALIHFHFRPTKRGMLMAFLFINLWAVLMYFVNQELGTNYLFVNRIPETTTLLSYFGAWPYYLLPVEGIYIIESILLYLPFRKSNIKFHF; this is translated from the coding sequence GTGGAGATGTTTGTGTTATTTGGAACGTCGCATATGATTATGATATTGATCGGGGTCATATCCGTATTGCTTTTAATTATTTTGGGATTTTTAATTCGACCGCAACTTTTGGCAAAATGGATTTCCGTTTCCGTATTAGTCATAAAATTAGCGGAAATGTATTACCGTCATAGGGTTTTGGGAGAAGAAATTTATCGTATGTTACCCTTTCATCTGTGTAATTTAACGATTATTCTTTCTCTTTTTATGATGTTTTTTCATTCTAAATTTTTATTCCAATTGGTATATTTTTGGTTTGTGGGAGCTATTTTTGCCATACTGACGCCGGATATTATTTTTGCCTATCCTAATTTTTGGACGATTAGCTTTTTTATCACGCATTTCTATCTTGTGTTCAGCGCTTTATTTGCTTTGATACATTTTCATTTTCGACCTACAAAAAGGGGAATGCTTATGGCATTTCTTTTCATCAACTTATGGGCGGTACTTATGTATTTTGTGAATCAGGAATTGGGAACCAATTATCTTTTTGTCAATCGTATTCCGGAAACAACTACTTTGTTGAGTTATTTCGGAGCTTGGCCCTATTATTTATTACCTGTGGAGGGAATCTATATCATAGAAAGTATTTTATTGTATTTACCCTTTCGCAAATCGAATATCAAATTCCATTTTTAA
- the lpxK gene encoding tetraacyldisaccharide 4'-kinase: protein MKILSYIYYFITSFRNFLYDKGLLPIYHVKGVEIICIGNISVGGTGKTPAVQFFVKKLQKMGKNVAVVSRGYRGKRKNEPCLVSDGRVIFASPQESGDEPYIHALNLNVPIIVSKNRYHACLFARKHFYVDTIVLDDGFQHRRLARNWDVVLVDATNPFGGRYLLPWGTLRESFKNGAKRAEEFIITKSDLVSEREVEKIKKYLKSSFHKEISVAKHGVHSLRDMAGNLKPLFWIQGKRVLIFSGLANPLNFEKTVLALEPSYIERIDFMDHHNFKEKDLLRIERRAEQMEADYILTTEKDFVKFPKHLNIPNLYVLKIEFTMLEDHSLKTWRII, encoded by the coding sequence ATGAAAATACTTTCCTACATTTATTATTTTATTACAAGTTTTCGGAATTTTTTGTATGATAAAGGACTTTTGCCTATTTATCATGTCAAAGGTGTGGAGATTATTTGTATTGGAAATATATCCGTGGGAGGAACGGGAAAGACTCCCGCAGTTCAGTTTTTTGTAAAAAAATTGCAAAAAATGGGAAAGAACGTGGCAGTTGTTTCCAGAGGTTATCGTGGAAAACGAAAAAATGAACCTTGTTTAGTCAGTGATGGACGGGTGATTTTTGCAAGTCCGCAAGAAAGCGGCGATGAACCATATATTCATGCTCTGAATTTAAATGTACCCATTATTGTCAGTAAGAATCGCTACCATGCTTGTCTCTTTGCAAGGAAGCATTTTTATGTGGATACTATCGTTTTGGATGATGGATTTCAGCATAGAAGATTGGCTAGAAATTGGGATGTTGTACTGGTGGATGCCACCAACCCCTTTGGGGGAAGATATCTGCTGCCTTGGGGGACTCTACGGGAAAGTTTTAAAAACGGAGCAAAAAGAGCGGAGGAATTTATTATTACAAAATCCGATTTGGTGAGCGAAAGAGAAGTGGAAAAAATTAAAAAGTATTTGAAGTCTTCTTTTCATAAAGAAATTTCCGTTGCCAAGCATGGAGTTCATTCTTTACGAGATATGGCAGGAAATTTAAAACCTCTATTTTGGATCCAAGGAAAGAGAGTTTTAATTTTTTCGGGACTTGCCAATCCTCTAAATTTTGAGAAAACTGTGTTGGCTTTGGAACCGAGTTATATCGAAAGAATTGATTTTATGGATCACCATAATTTTAAAGAAAAAGATTTACTTCGAATTGAAAGAAGAGCGGAGCAAATGGAAGCGGATTATATTTTAACAACGGAGAAAGATTTTGTGAAATTTCCAAAACATTTAAATATTCCGAATCTTTATGTACTGAAGATTGAATTTACAATGTTGGAAGATCATAGTTTGAAAACATGGAGGATAATTTGA
- the thiS gene encoding sulfur carrier protein ThiS → MKVTINGLDREIPENMNILTLLKNLSIENNISLAGAIVLVNEVLIPRDNWKESIPEDSANIEIVSFVSGG, encoded by the coding sequence ATGAAAGTGACAATAAATGGTCTTGACAGAGAAATTCCGGAAAATATGAATATTCTAACATTGCTAAAAAACCTGAGTATCGAAAATAATATCTCTCTTGCAGGAGCGATTGTATTGGTAAATGAAGTTCTAATTCCAAGGGACAATTGGAAAGAAAGCATTCCGGAAGACTCGGCAAATATTGAGATAGTATCTTTTGTATCAGGCGGATAA
- a CDS encoding ribonuclease H family protein — translation MAKVYAYFLELTGESGIVTTWTECQEKIKGVKKARYKSFPDRIQAQNWLTRGAIYEKKEAFQKKELQKRELEEGIYFDAGTGRGIGVEVRVSDKFGNSLLEEDCNEFGNRTLGFSKTNNYGELTGLSLAIDLAIKKKIFHIYGDSNLVLEFWSQGRFHPEKLEEDTVLLIQEVIRKRKQFEALGGKISYISGDINPADLGFHK, via the coding sequence ATGGCAAAAGTATATGCGTATTTTTTAGAATTGACAGGAGAGAGCGGAATTGTAACTACATGGACGGAGTGTCAGGAAAAGATAAAAGGCGTAAAAAAGGCAAGATATAAATCGTTTCCGGATAGAATTCAGGCACAAAATTGGCTAACAAGAGGTGCTATTTATGAGAAAAAAGAAGCATTTCAAAAGAAGGAGCTTCAGAAAAGAGAGTTGGAGGAAGGAATTTATTTTGATGCGGGGACCGGTCGGGGTATCGGTGTGGAAGTGAGAGTAAGTGATAAATTTGGAAATTCCTTATTGGAAGAGGACTGTAATGAATTTGGAAACCGGACTCTGGGTTTTTCGAAAACCAATAATTATGGAGAGTTGACAGGACTTTCCTTGGCAATTGACCTTGCCATCAAGAAAAAAATATTCCATATTTACGGAGATAGCAATTTGGTTTTGGAATTCTGGTCACAGGGGAGATTTCATCCTGAAAAATTGGAGGAGGATACGGTATTGCTTATTCAAGAGGTTATAAGGAAAAGAAAACAGTTTGAGGCATTGGGAGGAAAAATTTCCTATATTTCGGGGGACATCAATCCTGCGGATTTGGGTTTTCATAAATAA
- a CDS encoding thiazole synthase, whose amino-acid sequence MDQLKLQGKIFNSRLLTGTGKFRDKKLIEPMLESSESEMITMALRRVNFQNPQENILNYIPKHISLLPNTSGARDAKEAIKIAMIAREAGCGNFIKIEIINDMNYLLPNNEETIKATKFLAEEGFIVLPYMYPDIYAAKALEDAGAAAVMPLGAPIGSNKGLLTKPFLEILNENKRVPLIVDAGIGTPSQAAEAMEMGVDAVLVNTAIATAEDPVMMGKAFSMAVKAGRMAYLAKLASTSKYAQASSPLTDFLFRGDKA is encoded by the coding sequence ATGGATCAACTAAAATTACAGGGCAAGATTTTTAACAGTCGTTTACTGACGGGAACAGGAAAATTTCGAGATAAAAAATTAATTGAGCCGATGCTCGAAAGCAGTGAATCGGAAATGATTACTATGGCTCTTCGACGAGTCAATTTCCAAAATCCTCAAGAAAATATTTTGAATTATATTCCGAAACACATTAGCTTATTGCCAAATACTTCCGGAGCAAGAGATGCCAAAGAAGCAATTAAAATTGCCATGATAGCAAGAGAAGCAGGTTGTGGAAATTTTATTAAAATTGAAATCATCAATGATATGAACTATTTATTACCAAATAATGAAGAAACCATAAAAGCAACGAAATTTTTGGCAGAGGAGGGATTTATTGTTCTCCCTTATATGTATCCTGATATCTATGCGGCAAAAGCTCTGGAAGACGCCGGTGCTGCTGCCGTTATGCCTTTGGGAGCTCCGATCGGTTCCAACAAAGGACTTCTTACAAAGCCTTTTTTAGAAATTTTAAATGAAAATAAAAGAGTTCCGCTGATTGTAGATGCGGGAATCGGAACTCCCTCTCAAGCTGCAGAAGCTATGGAAATGGGTGTAGATGCCGTCTTAGTCAATACTGCCATTGCAACGGCGGAAGATCCTGTTATGATGGGAAAAGCTTTTTCTATGGCTGTGAAAGCCGGACGAATGGCATATCTTGCCAAACTGGCTTCCACTTCAAAATATGCACAGGCTTCTTCTCCTCTGACCGATTTTTTATTTCGAGGTGACAAAGCATGA